A genomic region of Mus musculus strain C57BL/6J chromosome 7, GRCm38.p6 C57BL/6J contains the following coding sequences:
- the Hsd17b14 gene encoding 17-beta-hydroxysteroid dehydrogenase 14, with translation MAAVTRYSGKVVVVTGGSRGIGAAIVRAFVDSGAQVVFCDKDEAGGRALEQELSGTVFIPGDVTQERDLQTLVSETLSRFGHLDCVVNNAGYHPPAQLPEETSAQGFRQLLEVNLLGTYTLIKLALPHLRKSRGNIINISSLVGAIGQSQALTYVATKGAVTAMTKALALDESRHGVRVNCISPGNIWTPLWEELAASTSDPRATILEGTLAQPLGRMGQPAEVAAAAVFLASEATFCTGLELLVTGGAELGYGRKASKSSLGEVPTLPPNVH, from the exons ATGGCTGCAGTAACCCGATATTCtgggaaggtggtggtggtgactggAGGCAGCCGGGGCATCGGGGCTGCGATCGTGAGAGCCTTCG TGGACAGTGGGGCTCAAGTGGTTTTCTGTGACAAGGATG AGGCTGGGGGCCGGGCTCTGGAGCAGGAACTCTCGGGCACTGTTTTTATCCCCGGTGACGTGACACAGGAAAGAGATTTGCAG aCTCTGGTTTCTGAGACCCTCTCTCGATTTGGTCACCTGGATTGTGTGGTGAATAACGCTGGCTACC aCCCACCTGCACAGCTGCCCGAGGAGACCTCTGCCCAGGGCTTCCGTCAGCTTCTGGAGGTGAACCTGCTGGGGACATACACCTTGATCAAG CTTGCCCTCCCCCACCTGCGGAAGAGCAGAGGGAACATCATCAACATCTCCAGCTTGGTCGGGGCCATCGGCCAGTCCCAGGCCCTTACCTACGTGGCCACCAAG GGTGCAGTGACTGCCATGACCAAAGCTTTGGCTTTGGATGAAAGCAGACATGGTGTCCGAGTCAACTG CATCTCCCCAGGAAACATCTGGACTCCACTGTGGGAAGAGCTTGCAGCCTCAACTTCAGACCCCAGGGCCACCATTCTAGAAGGCACCTTGGCCCAG CCCCTGGGCCGCATGGGCCAGCCAGCCGAGGTGGCGGCTGCAGCCGTTTTCCTGGCCTCTGAAGCCACCTTCTGTACAGGGCTTGAGCTTCTCGTGACCGGGGGTGCAGAACTGGGGTATGGACGCAAGGCTAGTAAAAGCAGCCTCGGGGAAGTCCCCACTCTCCCACCTAATGTACACTAA
- the Hsd17b14 gene encoding 17-beta-hydroxysteroid dehydrogenase 14 isoform X2: protein MAAVTRYSGKVVVVTGGSRGIGAAIVRAFVDSGAQVVFCDKDEAGGRALEQELSGTVFIPGDVTQERDLQTLVSETLSRFGHLDCVVNNAGYHPPAQLPEETSAQGFRQLLEVNLLGTYTLIKLALPHLRKSRGNIINISSLVGAIGQSQALTYVATKHLPRKHLDSTVGRACSLNFRPQGHHSRRHLGPAPGPHGPASRGGGCSRFPGL from the exons ATGGCTGCAGTAACCCGATATTCtgggaaggtggtggtggtgactggAGGCAGCCGGGGCATCGGGGCTGCGATCGTGAGAGCCTTCG TGGACAGTGGGGCTCAAGTGGTTTTCTGTGACAAGGATG AGGCTGGGGGCCGGGCTCTGGAGCAGGAACTCTCGGGCACTGTTTTTATCCCCGGTGACGTGACACAGGAAAGAGATTTGCAG aCTCTGGTTTCTGAGACCCTCTCTCGATTTGGTCACCTGGATTGTGTGGTGAATAACGCTGGCTACC aCCCACCTGCACAGCTGCCCGAGGAGACCTCTGCCCAGGGCTTCCGTCAGCTTCTGGAGGTGAACCTGCTGGGGACATACACCTTGATCAAG CTTGCCCTCCCCCACCTGCGGAAGAGCAGAGGGAACATCATCAACATCTCCAGCTTGGTCGGGGCCATCGGCCAGTCCCAGGCCCTTACCTACGTGGCCACCAAG CATCTCCCCAGGAAACATCTGGACTCCACTGTGGGAAGAGCTTGCAGCCTCAACTTCAGACCCCAGGGCCACCATTCTAGAAGGCACCTTGGCCCAG CCCCTGGGCCGCATGGGCCAGCCAGCCGAGGTGGCGGCTGCAGCCGTTTTCCTGGCCTCTGA
- the Hsd17b14 gene encoding 17-beta-hydroxysteroid dehydrogenase 14 isoform X3 — MPDGATYDPRRWRRWRGQEFKLALPHLRKSRGNIINISSLVGAIGQSQALTYVATKGAVTAMTKALALDESRHGVRVNCISPGNIWTPLWEELAASTSDPRATILEGTLAQPLGRMGQPAEVAAAAVFLASEATFCTGLELLVTGGAELGYGRKASKSSLGEVPTLPPNVH, encoded by the exons ATGCCTGACGGTGCAACCTATGATCCCAGGagatggaggaggtggaggggtcaggagttcaag CTTGCCCTCCCCCACCTGCGGAAGAGCAGAGGGAACATCATCAACATCTCCAGCTTGGTCGGGGCCATCGGCCAGTCCCAGGCCCTTACCTACGTGGCCACCAAG GGTGCAGTGACTGCCATGACCAAAGCTTTGGCTTTGGATGAAAGCAGACATGGTGTCCGAGTCAACTG CATCTCCCCAGGAAACATCTGGACTCCACTGTGGGAAGAGCTTGCAGCCTCAACTTCAGACCCCAGGGCCACCATTCTAGAAGGCACCTTGGCCCAG CCCCTGGGCCGCATGGGCCAGCCAGCCGAGGTGGCGGCTGCAGCCGTTTTCCTGGCCTCTGAAGCCACCTTCTGTACAGGGCTTGAGCTTCTCGTGACCGGGGGTGCAGAACTGGGGTATGGACGCAAGGCTAGTAAAAGCAGCCTCGGGGAAGTCCCCACTCTCCCACCTAATGTACACTAA
- the Hsd17b14 gene encoding 17-beta-hydroxysteroid dehydrogenase 14 isoform X1 codes for MFSLLQYQLQDQRACDYHDSPQGSLIPRQTEESVWPVWLSLQGVVQLALPHLRKSRGNIINISSLVGAIGQSQALTYVATKGAVTAMTKALALDESRHGVRVNCISPGNIWTPLWEELAASTSDPRATILEGTLAQPLGRMGQPAEVAAAAVFLASEATFCTGLELLVTGGAELGYGRKASKSSLGEVPTLPPNVH; via the exons ATGTTCTCACTATTGCAATATCAGTTACAGGACCAGAGGGCATGTGACTACCATGACAGTCCCCAGGGATCTCTTATTCCAAGGCAAACTGAGGAGAGTGTGTGGCCTGTGTGGCTTTCTCTGCAGGGAGTGGTCCAG CTTGCCCTCCCCCACCTGCGGAAGAGCAGAGGGAACATCATCAACATCTCCAGCTTGGTCGGGGCCATCGGCCAGTCCCAGGCCCTTACCTACGTGGCCACCAAG GGTGCAGTGACTGCCATGACCAAAGCTTTGGCTTTGGATGAAAGCAGACATGGTGTCCGAGTCAACTG CATCTCCCCAGGAAACATCTGGACTCCACTGTGGGAAGAGCTTGCAGCCTCAACTTCAGACCCCAGGGCCACCATTCTAGAAGGCACCTTGGCCCAG CCCCTGGGCCGCATGGGCCAGCCAGCCGAGGTGGCGGCTGCAGCCGTTTTCCTGGCCTCTGAAGCCACCTTCTGTACAGGGCTTGAGCTTCTCGTGACCGGGGGTGCAGAACTGGGGTATGGACGCAAGGCTAGTAAAAGCAGCCTCGGGGAAGTCCCCACTCTCCCACCTAATGTACACTAA